The DNA window aatcagcaaccaggcttttttcaggggagaaaaacggcacttaaaatggaaatatcgccgacgatcaggttaatttaatcgtgacGGCCAAAACTGGAACAGAAGGGAGAAGCCAGCTTAGCTTGGTCAAAAGTCAACAAAATCTGACTACCAGCATCTTATAAACTCACTTATAAACTTTTGATAGCtcatttgtttaatctgtaaaaaaaactgaagtgtaaaaacaaacagaggctCCGCTGGTTGCCTTGCAGATAGTCTCAACCAAGAAAAATTAGGCATATGACCCCGATAAAAGATAACTTATTGTCCTGTTTAGAAGTCAGATTTAgtataaataagaaaaacagaatATTATTGAGCTTAAGAGATGCTGGTAGGCTAATTTTGTTACCTTCAGACGGAGCCAGGTATAGTAAATACCATTActagagcctttttttaagccaagaccgccatctagtgggctcaaaaaataaagcaaatgattcacgaagcttcattgtcaCTTCACTAATAGTTAGCATACATACATACGATTGGCGTTGATCTTTTCATCTAACTCTTGGTAGGAAAACCAGTAAGCACGtgtcccaaaatgtcaaactactcCTTTAAGGTTGTGATAATAATGGCGTcattagaaaagtttaaaaaaagtatcaaCATATTAAAAGATAGTACACCACATCataatgtcttttcttttttttttaaaccactgAGCCATTGCCATCCATTTTGAACTCActgttattaattattattattaagtgttGTTAGTCAACATAACATTGTCATCCAGTCTGTTGCTTTTTCAACAGTATAAACCAATAttacatgactgtattttgTCCATCAAACACAACAGAATCATTGAATGCAGCTTTAGAAGTCCCAGTGTTTTTGTTCATGGTGTTTTCCAGCTCTACTACAACAGATGAGTAGTCCAATTCACTCCACAGTATTGTCAATTTGAAGGAAGCACAAGCCATTAACTGGCAATATAATCTCTATCAGCATCACTACAAATATGCTACTCCCACTGTGACCCATTACACCAGCACGTCTCAGCGCTCGCACAAATTGCCTGCACAACTACAAAACTCACATAGGATCTCCGTCTATTTTCACCATCCGCTCCAATCATCCAGCCTGTGTGTTTAGTAACTAAGACTGAAAGTAAAATCAGCTGTACATGAGCTACAGATTTGTCTCTTTGCTTACTCCAACTCTGAGTTGCACCCCTGCTGCCAACAGTCAGTTATTCTAGTGCACAGTAGAGCCACAGGAACATGAGAGCACTGGGTGATCACAGCTCCTCTACAGTGGGTTTTTAGGGGGTCGGGGCCCCCGTTTACAGGCACCTCAGCAGTGATGGTGCTACCCTCCGGCTACCAGCCGACTGTGGACCATCACGACTGCGGTTGGGACCCATGATGTCGCAGCTCTCGGTCCGCTGGCGGGTGTGTGTGGCAGGTTAGCTGTTCCTCTGCTCCACCTCCCTGTGGGCCGAGGATGAAGAGCTCTGGCTGTCCTCGGTGTCGTCTCCGTCTGCAgagaaatatacatttatactgCTTTTAGGTTACTATTTCAACTGCTGATCTGTTAAATGTAGCTGATCgtttaaaccatgggtctcaaactcgcggcccgcgggccaattgcggccctcgtgacgatattttgtggcccccaccttgatatgaaagtttaatgtgagatttatatgaatggcactttaccgtgttgtgtgtggaaggtccctttaattactttttaaaaataattttgtgtcttttttggtaattttgtgtccttttaaagtaattgtgtgtctttatagtaattttgtgtattttttggtaattttgtgtctttttaggtaattttgagtctttttaataattttgtgtcttttttggtaattttgtgtcttttctaaataattttgcttttttttgtaattttgtgtctttttttggtaatgtgtcttttttgggtcattttgtgtcttttttaaataattttgtttcttttttggtaattctgtaattttttttggtcattttgtgttttgtttttttcattttgtgtcttttaagtaatcttgtgttttttcagtcattttgtgtcttttttggtcattttgtgtctttttttggtcattttaatactgcccCATTTGCCCCcatgtaatttgagtttgagacccctggtttaaactcTTTAGTCATCTACCATTTCAAGTAAATTAgtaaagaagagtaagaaggagtctccaataacaactgaaaaagtcgctggatttgtcgccagtcgcttttttgaaaaatttgaaaaatagtcgctaagggggtctgaaaagtcgctaaatataagTTGGATACattgcttcgccggcttttacaaatggcgcctGTTGTTGTCGTttagagtactatgtcacatcctgcttagcgttctatccaatcagcaaccaggctttttgcaggggagaaaaacgaccccgccccctggtggctggtggactactggtgtagaaagtgcttgattagatttGCAAgagagctgcattttaaaatggaaatatcaccgacgATTAGGTTattttaatcgtggcggccaaaatcgtgatcacaattAAACTTTGattaatcgtgcagccctactctCATCCCTAAGAAGAAActaatcaaataaacaaaaacaatttcttttaaaatcagccAAACAGATCCAGTCCAGTACAACAGAGTGTTTTACCTCCCCCTCCTGCGTTGATGTGCAGCTGGGACAGTGACAGGGTGAGAGGCATTTCTCGTCCCTCGGGGTCTGTGGGGCTCTGCAGAATGTCGTGCATGGCGTTCCTGCGTCCTGTCCTGCCGGAGGCGATGAAGTCTGCGTACGTGGCCTCAACATCAGACATCGCTCGTGCATTGTTCACACAGCAACACCTGCAGGTAGAGTGCAAATGACTGTGCTGTTGAATGTTTCGCAAACAGCTGGGCAAAGTTCCTTCAAAGATCCTATGATATAataaaggagaggaagaagtaATCACATCCTTTACGCTAAAATCACATTAGGCATGATTAAAACGACTGTAgatatactgtaaaaaacataCCAGGTTGTTAAAGAGCAGATTAAAgcagtgatgtccaaatgaagcttcatgaaccattagttgtatcTGTTGACCCAAATAGATGGtgttcttggtttaaagaaaagggTTCAAGAAAGACTAAATCAGTGTGCTTTAaactagtgatgtccaaatgaagcttcatgaacctttttctatattttctgagcccactagatggcgctctctgtccaacaaagggttaaaagcacaTTGAATTAGCctttcttgagcctttttctttaaaccaagaacgccatctagtgggttcaacaaatacaactaatggttcatgaagcttcatttagaCATCACTAGATTAAAGTGTTTTTCACCTCCTACTGAACTACATTTACAGGGAAATATTGTTTGAATTGGATTGGATTGCTGTAGCTACTTTCAATATTaagcctttggagtttggggctattttgttggttttgtcagcctgtataaacgacttaaaaagtgtttaccatgccatgttggtatcattgttttcagcacaacctcacctatatatatatgacctgattattatttttttcatttacttactggatcaacattttcaacacaaaaaacacacacaaaaacacacgcacacaaaattacaaaaacacataaaaaatacttttttttaacaaaaaaaacttaaaacacaaaaacacaccgaaaacacatacttttttttttttttttttttacaaaaaccacccaaaaaaatacaaaaaacacacagaaaaatgcacaaaatgacaaagaacacACTAAAATTGGCAAACAGCTGGGCAAAGTTCCTTCAAAGATCCTATGATATAataaaggagaggaagaagtaATCACATCCTTTACGctaaaatcaaattttaaacCAGAGTATCAGCCAAATGTACTTAaaggctgaaaaaaatgattgattgTGCAGCAGAATGTTCCCTTGTCAATGTTTTACTATAAATATGTTCTGTTGCATACAGGGCAGGAACTTCAAGAGGGCCACAAAGGCCATGGTCAAAtgtctaattactttaaattgatcaggtttttatgttaaatctcgacctgaaaagtaactaaagctatcagctaaatgcataaaaagtatagagttacataaaatgtgaatactcaactaaagtacaagtacctcacaaTTGTACCTAATTACAGTACTTAATGCACtttaatgtacttaaagtatcaaaaagtacTTGTTCTGCAGAATGTCCTCACTCAGATATATaatctaaatatgttattagagTATTTGTCGTGATGTATTTAtgcaagcagtgttttaattttgtaaaggtagggCTTCTATTTACGATACTGTTAGGGgggtttaatatataaaaatgcatatacatttaaaattgatcatgttttttatgtttaatctcgagtaaaaagtataatatttgcctctaaatgtagtggagtagaagtcaAAGctctaactcaaaattgtacttaattacagtacttgagtaaatgtacttagttactttccaccactggtatgaTGTAGCCTATGCTACAAATACAAATGCTACAACTAAACCCTGACTAACAAGGCAATTAAAggaccagtggcggttctacacaggggcctcgaggggccactgcccctgtgaagaagcctttggcccctgctgtggcccctgtgtcaaattaataataaaatgatcaatttataacgatgaacaatggaacaattctaaccttttttttgttcaaacaatatctcattgtacacaaaatgaacccagaatgttacattgtataatagtttaactctctggagtcttatggggctattttgtcaattttttaatccttttcatgtctttacatgtctttgtaagtcattttgtgtcttttttggacatttgtgtcttttatgtgtctttttttggtaattttgtgtctgttgttgtgtcatttttagttattttgtgtcttttttggtcattttgtgtctttttttgtcattggtgtaatttatgtttctttttttgtgtctgttttagttattttgtgtatttttttggtcattttgtgtattttttggtcattttgtgtctttttcaagacattcaaagattttgaatgcttaaatatcatctttgccattctttcatgtgctaatgtgcccctctgattaaacactggcccctcattggcccccacagtaaaattggtctagaaccgccactgatcatTATTAATCAATTATTATATGCATTGTGTCTTAAATCGAACCGGTTGTGTTTTTCATCAATTGTCTTAGCTGAACAGTGAAGTGTGCTAACCAGGCAGCCCGTCCATAGTTAGGCCCACAAGTCAAGAATCAGGTAAAAACCGGGACCACCAGTCAAATAACACCCCCGTATTAACGCGTGGTGTAGTTATATTATATAGATGTCCCGTTTGGAGCCTCTTCTTACCTTCAGTGACAGCGCTATCAGTGTTGCTACATCCTAGGGAGTGACTTCACCTACAGAGCGCTCCAACGGGCCCGACATCACATCAAACGGTCCTacaccacaaacacaacacTACTAAAACATATAGATATGTGTAGCGAAACCGTAGGCAGGTAATTATCCAGGCGCTTACACTACATACCGTGACGAGTCAATGTAAAGAAACCATTTAGCGACATAAATCACAGCAGCAGGATGCTTTGAAAAGTCCCCAGTCTGTTCTCCATTGCCGTCCTCCTTTGCGACCAATCAGCAGGCAGGAAAACCGTATCCGAGCGCTGATTGGACAGGAGACACAAAAGGATGAGAGGAGAACGCTCCGAGCAGCACCGAGGGCTGGTGCTGCGTTCAGGAACACACAGGAAACCGGAAATACGTAACTAAAATATGTGTCTGTCGGTGTGTTTATGGTgttatgcagtggtggaaaaagtattcagatctcttacttaagtaaaagtactaatatcacactgtgaaattactccactacaagtgaaagtcctgcattcaaacctactaataagtaaaagtacaaaagtaccagcatcaacatgtacttaaagtatcaaaagtaaatgtacttgttttgcagaatggacccactcagattttatatatatatatatatatatatatatatatatatatatatatatatatatatatatatatatatatatatatatatatagtgaaaTAATGTGGAAAACTTataataccatagactgtataaataagaatATACAAACTAaagatataattaaaaaacaaacattacaaa is part of the Centropristis striata isolate RG_2023a ecotype Rhode Island chromosome 11, C.striata_1.0, whole genome shotgun sequence genome and encodes:
- the LOC131979960 gene encoding cAMP-dependent protein kinase inhibitor alpha-like, translating into MSDVEATYADFIASGRTGRRNAMHDILQSPTDPEGREMPLTLSLSQLHINAGGGDGDDTEDSQSSSSSAHREVEQRNS